The following proteins come from a genomic window of Pseudomonas sp. WJP1:
- a CDS encoding sigma-54 dependent transcriptional regulator: MWRETKILLIDDDSVRRRDLAVILNFLGEENLPCGSHDWQQAVVSLSSSREVICVLIGTVNAPGSLQGLLKTLSTWDEFLPILLMGDNSSIDLPEDQRRRVLSTLEMPPSYSKLLDSLHRAQVYREMYDQARERGRHREPNLFRSLVGTSRAIQHVRQMMQQVADTDASVLILGESGTGKEVVARNLHYHSKRREAPFVPVNCGAIPAELLESELFGHEKGAFTGAITSRAGRFELANGGTLFLDEIGDMPLPMQVKLLRVLQERTFERVGSNKTQSVDVRIIAATHKNLESMIEIGTFREDLYYRLNVFPIEMAPLRERVEDIPLLMNELISRMEHEKRGSIRFNSAAIMSLCRHGWPGNVRELANLVERMAIMHPYGVIGVVELPKKFRYVDDEDEQLVDTLRSDLEERVAINGHTPDFTTHAMLPPEGLDLKDYLGGLEQGLIQQALDDANGIVARAAERLRIRRTTLVEKMRKYGMSRRDGDEQADD; encoded by the coding sequence ATGTGGCGTGAAACCAAAATTCTGTTGATCGATGACGATAGCGTCCGCCGCCGCGACCTGGCGGTGATTTTAAATTTTCTTGGCGAAGAAAATTTACCCTGCGGTAGCCACGACTGGCAGCAGGCTGTCGTCTCTTTATCGTCTAGTCGTGAAGTGATCTGTGTCCTTATCGGGACGGTCAATGCTCCGGGTTCGCTTCAGGGCTTGCTAAAGACACTCTCGACATGGGATGAGTTCCTTCCAATTTTGCTGATGGGCGATAATTCTTCCATCGACCTGCCGGAAGACCAGCGTCGCCGTGTGCTTTCGACCCTCGAAATGCCACCCAGCTACAGCAAGTTGCTCGATTCGCTGCACCGTGCCCAGGTCTATCGCGAGATGTACGACCAGGCCCGCGAGCGGGGAAGGCATCGCGAACCCAATCTGTTCCGCAGCCTCGTCGGCACCAGCCGGGCGATCCAGCATGTGCGCCAGATGATGCAGCAAGTGGCCGACACCGATGCCAGCGTACTGATCCTCGGTGAGTCCGGAACTGGCAAGGAAGTGGTCGCGCGCAACCTGCATTACCATTCCAAGCGCCGCGAGGCACCGTTCGTGCCGGTCAATTGCGGGGCGATTCCGGCCGAGCTGCTGGAAAGCGAATTGTTCGGCCATGAGAAGGGCGCGTTCACCGGGGCGATCACCAGCCGCGCCGGGCGTTTCGAGCTGGCCAATGGCGGCACGCTGTTCCTCGACGAAATCGGCGACATGCCGCTGCCGATGCAGGTCAAGCTGCTGCGCGTGTTGCAGGAGCGTACGTTCGAGCGCGTGGGCAGCAACAAGACCCAGAGCGTCGATGTGCGCATCATCGCGGCGACCCACAAGAATCTCGAAAGCATGATCGAGATCGGCACCTTCCGCGAAGACCTGTACTACCGCCTGAACGTGTTCCCGATCGAGATGGCGCCGCTGCGCGAGCGTGTCGAAGACATCCCGTTGCTGATGAATGAATTGATCTCGCGCATGGAGCACGAGAAGCGTGGTTCGATCCGTTTCAACTCCGCGGCCATCATGTCGCTGTGCCGTCATGGCTGGCCGGGCAACGTCCGCGAGCTGGCCAACCTGGTGGAGCGCATGGCGATCATGCATCCGTACGGGGTGATCGGAGTGGTCGAACTGCCGAAGAAATTCCGCTACGTGGACGATGAAGACGAGCAATTGGTCGACACCCTGCGCAGCGATCTCGAAGAGCGGGTGGCAATCAACGGCCATACCCCGGACTTCACCACTCATGCCATGCTGCCACCTGAAGGCCTCGACCTGAAGGATTACTTGGGTGGCCTGGAGCAAGGCCTGATCCAGCAAGCGCTGGA